One segment of Macrotis lagotis isolate mMagLag1 chromosome 1, bilby.v1.9.chrom.fasta, whole genome shotgun sequence DNA contains the following:
- the KLK7 gene encoding kallikrein-7 — translation MASKRGFQLLPLLVLLAAVPWSQAREGESEREGEKIIGGEECQRGTHPWQVALFNGNQLHCGGVLVAPTWVLTAAHCMMNRYNVHLGKHVLTGRERGSQVIMATRSIRHPRYSTSTHANDLMLIKLQRAARLGPNVKPIPLPSRCASPGTTCKVSGWGTTTSPDATYPEKLQCTDVRLISNSDCKRIYKDLLKEAMLCAGIPNSKQNACNGDSGGPLVCNGVLQGLVSWGTFPCGQPNDPGVYTEVCKFVPWIQKTIRR, via the exons ATGGCCAGCAAACGAGGCTTTCAGTTGCTACCGCTGTTGGTGCTGCTGGCAGCTGTCCCTTGGTCCCAGGCGAGAGAAGGGG AGtctgagagggaaggagagaagatcATTGGTGGTGAAGAGTGTCAGAGGGGCACCCACCCATGGCAGGTGGCCCTGTTTAATGGAAATCAGCTCCACTGTGGTGGCGTGCTTGTGGCTCCGACCTGGGTGCTCACAGCTGCCCACTGCATGATGAA TAGGTACAACGTACATCTGGGCAAACATGTTCTGACAGGAAGAGAGAGGGGGTCCCAAGTGATCATGGCCACCAGGTCAATCCGGCATCCTCGGTATTCTACTTCAACCCATGCTAATGACCTCATGTTGATAAAGCTGCAGAGGGCAGCCAGGCTGGGGCCCAATGTCAAACCTATCCCCCTACCCTCCAGGTGTGCCTCACCTGGCACCACCTGCAAAGTCTCTGGCTGGGGCACTACCACTAGCCCAGATG CGACATATCCTGAAAAACTCCAGTGCACAGATGTGAGGCTCATCTCCAATTCAGACTGCAAGAGGATTTACAAGGATTTACTGAAGGAAGCAATGCTTTGTGCTGGCATCCCTAACTCTAAACAAAATGCATGCAAT gGTGACTCTGGAGGCCCCTTGGTGTGTAATGGAGTCTTGCAGGGTCTGGTTTCATGGGGAACCTTTCCCTGTGGCCAACCCAATGACCCTGGTGTCTACACCGAAGTTTGCAAGTTTGTGCCCTGGATCCAGAAAACTATAAGGAGATAA